The Ascaphus truei isolate aAscTru1 chromosome 3, aAscTru1.hap1, whole genome shotgun sequence genome includes a region encoding these proteins:
- the LOC142490089 gene encoding keratin, type II cytoskeletal cochleal-like has protein sequence MSHQSMHGSSGLKHSSSCSTTSPKHVSAHSTCSYSSKKIGSGHQTKPCFSSKSAYGVGSSGHKISMGNYHSGRSGYGSGFGGSSCSGGITAVTVNQCLLAPLNLEVDHSIQRLRTEEKDQIKGLNNKFASFIDKVRFLEQQNKMLETKWGLLQDQKTARYQIEPLFEAFIGNLRRQLENPACERVRLEAEKNSMEETVEEMKRRYEEEMNRRTAAENESAGLKKDVDAAFMSKAELQAKADSKTDEINFLRTLFDAEISQLQAQISDTSVIVSMDNSRDLDLDGIIAEVRSQYEDVANRSRAEAEAMYQSRFEELSMTAGRNGNDLQNTRNEISELNRAIQRLKGEIESVKAQRAALEAAISDAEGRGEMAVRDAKNKLAELEGALQKAKQDMARQLREYQELMNVKLALDIEITTYRKMLEGEESRLIGEGSVNISVLHSSTGGKPCSGGMFHGGSGHHQKGGFSSSTARSISHVSKNRQSSSHGYSC, from the exons ATGTCTCATCAATCCATGCACGGAAGCTCTGGTCTCAAGCACTCCAGCTCATGTTCAACTACTTCACCTAAACATGTGAGCGCACATAGCACCTGCTCATATTCTTCCAAAAAAATTGGTTCTGGTCACCAGACAAAGCCTTGCTTTAGCAGTAAAAGTGCTTATGGTGTTGGTTCAAGTGGACATAAGATTTCAATGGGAAATTATCATTCAGGGAGAAGTGGATATGGATCTGGTTTTGGGGGATCATCTTGCTCTGGAGGAATCACAGCTGTTACTGTTAATCAATGTCTCCTGGCACCCCTCAACTTGGAGGTTGACCACAGCATCCAGAGActgaggacagaggagaaggatCAGATCAAAGGTCTCAATAACAAATTTGCATCCTTCATTGACAAG GTACGATTTTTGGAGCAACAGAATAAGATGCTTGAGACCAAGTGGGGCTTGTTACAGGACCAAAAAACTGCTAGATATCAAATTGAACCTCTTTTTGAGGCTTTTATCGGTAACCTCAGGAGACAACTGGAGAATCCAGCATGTGAGAGAGTGCGTCTGGAGGCAGAAAAAAACAGTATGGAGGAAACAGTAGAAGAAATGAAGAGAag ATATGAAGAAGAAATGAACAGACGCACAGCTGCAGAGAATGAATCTGCTGGGCTAAAAAAG GATGTTGATGCTGCTTTTATGAGCAAAGCTGAACTGCAAGCAAAGGCGGACTCCAAGACTGACGAGATCAACTTCCTGCGAACTCTATTTGATGCG GAAATATCTCAGCTTCAGGCTCAGATCTCAGATACATCAGTCATTGTTTCAATGGATAATAGCCGAGACCTGGATCTGGACGGCATCATTGCTGAGGTCAGATCTCAATATGAGGACGTTGCTAACAGGAGCAGAGCTGAAGCAGAGGCCATGTACCAATCAAGG TTTGAAGAGCTGAGCATGACTGCTGGGAGAAATGGGAATGATCTGCAGAACACCAGAAATGAGATTTCTGAGCTCAACCGAGCAATTCAGAGGCttaagggagagatagagagtgtgaaaGCACAG CGTGCTGCACTGGAAGCTGCGATAAGTGATGCTGAGGGACGTGGGGAGATGGCTGTCAGGGATGCCAAGAACAAACTCGCTGAGCTAGAGGGGGCTTTGCAGAAAGCTAAGCAGGACATGGCTCGCCAACTCCGCGAATACCAGGAGCTGATGAATGTGAAGCTGGCTCTGGATATTGAGATCACAACCTATAGGAAAATGTTGGAGGGAGAAGAGTCTAG GTTGATTGGAGAAGGCTCTGTTAATATCT CTGTGCTACACTCGAGCACTGGAGGAAAACCGTGTTCAGGAGGAATGTTCCATGGTGGAAGTGGACATCATCAGAAGGGTGGATTTAGCTCAAGCACTGCGAGAAGCATCAGTCATGTctcaaaaaacagacaaagctcTAGCCATGGATACAGTTGTTAA